AAATTACAAATGATAAATACACTTTATTCCTTATTCAAAACAGCGACTTTGTTAATTGTTCTAAGTCTGTTTTTTTCATCTTGTATTTCACAAAAAGAAATTAAATATCTTCAGCCGTCAGTGGAAGACTCACCTAATAGAAGTGAGTTCAGCAATGCAGATATTGAAGATTATCGATTTAATTATGGCGATAATATATACATCAATATCCGAAGTTTAGATCAAAAAGCAAGCGATTTGTTTAACTCTACTTCCGGAAGCCGCACAACAAATTCATATAACGATGCAAGTATTTATTTAAACAGCTATACTGTTGATGTTAATGGGGAAATAGATTTTCCTTTAATTGGAAAAATAAAACTTGTTAATTTAACTCAAAGTGAAGCCATAAAACAAATTCAAAAAGCTGTAGATGTTTATTTAAAAGAAACCACAGTAATAGTAAAACTTGTAAACTTTAATATAACTTTTGTAGGTGAAGTAAAAAAACCGGGTGAATATAAAATCTATCAGGATAAAATAAGTCTTTTTGAAGCAATTTCTTTGGCAGGTGATATTTCTGATTACGGTAATAAAAAAGCGGTAAAATTACTTCGTTCAACCAATGCCGGTCACGAAATGATTACTCTTGATCTTACCAGTGAAAACATTTTGGAATCACCTTATTTTTACCTTAAGCCTAATGATGTAATTTATATTGAACCTCTACCAAGTAAGCAATATGGATTTGCAACTTTCCCTTACTCATTGTTGTTTTCAACTATTTCGAGTGTTATCTTAATCATCACTTTTTTACAAAAATA
This DNA window, taken from Bacteroidales bacterium, encodes the following:
- a CDS encoding polysaccharide biosynthesis/export family protein, which produces MINTLYSLFKTATLLIVLSLFFSSCISQKEIKYLQPSVEDSPNRSEFSNADIEDYRFNYGDNIYINIRSLDQKASDLFNSTSGSRTTNSYNDASIYLNSYTVDVNGEIDFPLIGKIKLVNLTQSEAIKQIQKAVDVYLKETTVIVKLVNFNITFVGEVKKPGEYKIYQDKISLFEAISLAGDISDYGNKKAVKLLRSTNAGHEMITLDLTSENILESPYFYLKPNDVIYIEPLPSKQYGFATFPYSLLFSTISSVILIITFLQK